In Sparus aurata chromosome 2, fSpaAur1.1, whole genome shotgun sequence, a single genomic region encodes these proteins:
- the mettl16 gene encoding RNA N(6)-adenosine-methyltransferase mettl16: MALNKSMHPRNRYKDKPPDFGYLASKYPDFQQHVHTSLTGRPVVNFKEPEAVRALTCTLLKEDFGLTIEIPLERLIPTVPLRLNYIHWVEDLIDGQKQPRRGIDIGTGASCIYPLLGATMNGWYFLATEVDDICFDYATKNVEQNNLSDLIKVVKVPQKTLLMDALKEETEIVYDFCMCNPPFFANQLEAKGVNSRNSRRPPPSSVNTGGVTEIMAEGGELEFVKRIIHDSLQLKKRLRWYSCMLGKKCSLAPLKEELRKQGVPKVTHTEFCQGRTMRWALAWSFYDDVIVPSPPNKKRKLEKARKPLSFTLPEAGLKELQAKAKGLGGAAHGPVESIAALLEKTLTDLRVLHKRIPCSKEEQSLFLTAVENTWIHGRQKRRERSRQLRELPRAPHCAGTSSQTAVATAAPATTPATHDQSASTQDGSTQGDSAEDKTTSAGERAGQPVEQAGNGATREQKEVLENVSAEDVNMEAGQETVPKEAPAAASEPPSKRPLSPGAVERFLFKCLLNVTLEERDVVIEMHWVEGQNKDLMNQLCTYLKNSLLKSVAKS, from the exons TGTGAATTTTAAAGAGCCGGAAGCGGTGCGAGCGCTGACCTGCACCCTGCTGAAGGAGGACTTTGGTCTGACAATCGAGATCCCTCTGGAGCGCCTCATACCCACTGTGCCCCTCCGTCTCAACTACATCCACTGGGTGGAGGATCTCATTGACGGCCAGAAGCAACCACGCAGGGGCATCGACATTg gCACTGGGGCGTCTTGTATCTACCCCTTGCTGGGAGCCACAATGAACGGCTGGTACTTCCTGGCCACAGAGGTGGATGACATCTGTTTCGACTACGCTACAAAAAATGTGGAGCAGAACAACCTGTCTGACCTCATTAAAG TTGTCAAAGTCCCGCAGAAGACTTTACTGATGGACGCCTTGAAAGAAGAAACGGAAATAGTGTACGACTTCTGCATGTGCAACCCGCCTTTTTTTGCCAACCAGCTGGAAGCAAAG GGGGTTAACTCCAGGAACTCACGGCGACCTCCTCCCAGTTCGGTAAACACAGGCGGTGTGACAGAGATCATGGCGGAGGGCGGGGAACTGGAGTTCGTCAAGAGGATCATTCATGACAGCCTGCAGCTCAAGAAACGCTTGCG GTGGTACAGCTGCATGTTGGGGAAGAAATGTAGCTTGGCGCCTTTGAAAGAGGAGCTGAGGAAACAAGGG gTTCCTAAAGTGACGCACACAGAGTTCTGTCAGGGACGGACCATGCGATGGGCGTTGGCCTGGAGTTTCTACGATGATGTGATTGTTCCG TCTCCTCCCAATAAGAAGCGTAAACTGGAGAAGGCACGGAAGCCCCTGTCGTTCACACTACCAGAGGCAGGACTGAAGGAGCTGCAGGCAAAGGCCAAGGGTCTAGGCGGTGCTGCCCACGGCCCTGTGGAGAGCATTGCTGCACTGCTGGAGAAAACACTCACTGACCTGCGG GTGCTGCACAAACGTATCCCATGCAGTAAGGAGGAGCAGAGCCTCTTTCTAACTGCCGTGGAGAACACATGGATCCACGGACGACAGAAGAGACGGGAAAGGTCGCGTCAGTTGCGAGAGCTTCCCAGGGCGCCTCACTGTGCTGGAACCAGCTCTCAAACCGCTGTGGCCACAGCTGCTCCTGCTACAACTCCTGCAACTCATGACCAGTCTGCCTCCACTCAAGACGGCAGCACCCAAGGTGACAGCGCTGAAGATAAAACTACGTCTGCAGGGGAGCGAGCTGGTCAGCCAGTAGAGCAGGCTGGCAACGGCGCAACAAGAGAACAAAAAGAGGTCTTAGAAAATGTTTCGGCTGAAGATGTGAACATGGAAGCAGGGCAGGAAACTGTCCCAAAGGAAGCGCCTGCTGCAGCCAGCGAACCGCCCTCCAAGCGACCCCTGAGCCCGGGTGCAGTCGAACGCTTCCTGTTTAAGTGTCTGCTGAATGTGACGCTGGAGGAGCGTGATGTGGTGATTGAGATGCACTGGGTCGAGGGTCAGAACAAAGACCTGATGAACCAACTGTGCACTTACCTGAAGAACTCACTTTTAAAGTCTGTTGCAAAGTCCTAA